In one Paenibacillus sp. JQZ6Y-1 genomic region, the following are encoded:
- the tsaD gene encoding tRNA (adenosine(37)-N6)-threonylcarbamoyltransferase complex transferase subunit TsaD, with protein sequence MMQQEHRESVCNILAIETSCDETSVAIVQNGKTVLSNLVSSQIETHKAFGGVVPEVASRKHVETISLIIEQAIEEAGIALDDISAIAVTEGPGLVGALLVGIMAAKSLAFALDKPLIGTHHIAGHIYANNLTADMQYPALALVVSGGHTELVLLEREGQFRLIGSTRDDAVGEAYDKVARALGFPYPGGPYVDKLAMEAEHAVELPRVWLEPGSYDFSLSGLKSAVLNVVNQKKMRGEDPMTAEIARGFQEAVVEVLVEKAIRAVKAYGVRQLLLCGGVAVNKGLRRALTERCQREQIELLIPPFEYCTDNAAMIGAAAYLKWKNNEFSDLRIKGDPSLSLEKWSIAHPVSEA encoded by the coding sequence ATGATGCAGCAGGAACACCGCGAATCGGTGTGTAATATATTGGCGATTGAGACAAGCTGTGACGAAACATCGGTCGCAATCGTACAAAATGGTAAAACCGTATTATCCAATCTTGTATCAAGCCAGATCGAAACGCATAAAGCCTTTGGCGGCGTTGTACCGGAGGTCGCTTCACGCAAGCATGTGGAGACGATCAGCTTGATTATCGAGCAGGCGATTGAAGAAGCAGGTATTGCGCTGGATGACATTTCTGCCATCGCCGTTACGGAGGGACCGGGTCTTGTCGGAGCGCTGCTGGTCGGTATTATGGCAGCCAAAAGTCTGGCATTTGCCTTGGACAAACCGCTGATCGGCACGCATCATATTGCCGGTCATATTTATGCAAACAATCTGACTGCAGACATGCAGTATCCCGCATTAGCACTTGTCGTGTCTGGCGGTCATACCGAACTAGTGCTGTTGGAGCGCGAAGGTCAATTTCGATTGATCGGCAGTACACGGGATGACGCTGTAGGCGAAGCGTATGACAAAGTAGCACGTGCTCTCGGTTTTCCATATCCGGGTGGTCCGTATGTCGACAAGCTGGCAATGGAGGCGGAGCACGCAGTCGAGCTACCGCGTGTTTGGTTGGAGCCGGGATCATACGATTTTAGCCTAAGTGGTCTGAAATCAGCAGTACTGAATGTAGTCAACCAGAAGAAGATGCGTGGAGAAGATCCAATGACTGCTGAGATTGCGCGCGGTTTTCAGGAAGCAGTTGTGGAAGTGCTGGTCGAAAAAGCGATTCGTGCCGTCAAAGCTTACGGTGTACGCCAATTGCTACTATGCGGCGGTGTGGCTGTGAACAAGGGGCTGCGCCGAGCATTGACCGAACGCTGTCAGCGTGAGCAGATTGAGCTGCTGATTCCTCCATTTGAATACTGTACCGACAATGCAGCTATGATTGGTGCAGCGGCTTATTTGAAATGGAAAAATAATGAGTTTTCCGATCTACGCATCAAAGGCGATCCATCGCTGTCATTGGAGAAATGGTCGATTGCTCATCCCGTATCGGAAGCATAA
- the rimI gene encoding ribosomal protein S18-alanine N-acetyltransferase, giving the protein MATLFNHGEEQPRFRQMTTDDLAAIMEIEHEAFTLPWTEEAFRNELTMNHFARYLVLELDGQIIGYAGMWTIMDEAHVTNIAIREVYRGRRLGQDLLISLMKWAVELGMIRMTLEVRVSNEPAQNLYRKLGFAGAGVRRGYYSDNNEDALIMWCELSTQGEYGNEEGSVNNS; this is encoded by the coding sequence ATGGCGACATTATTTAATCATGGCGAAGAGCAGCCGAGATTCCGTCAGATGACCACGGACGATCTGGCAGCCATTATGGAGATTGAGCATGAAGCGTTTACCCTTCCATGGACGGAAGAGGCATTCCGCAATGAGCTGACCATGAACCATTTTGCCCGCTATCTGGTGCTGGAGTTGGACGGGCAAATTATCGGTTATGCGGGGATGTGGACGATTATGGATGAAGCGCATGTGACCAATATTGCGATTCGAGAAGTGTACCGTGGTCGCCGTCTTGGTCAGGATTTGCTGATCAGCCTGATGAAATGGGCAGTTGAGCTAGGGATGATTCGGATGACGCTGGAAGTGCGCGTCAGCAATGAACCTGCGCAAAATCTGTATCGCAAGCTGGGCTTTGCCGGAGCGGGCGTACGTCGCGGATATTATTCGGACAACAATGAAGACGCACTGATTATGTGGTGCGAACTCTCCACACAGGGAGAGTATGGTAATGAGGAAGGAAGCGTGAACAATTCATGA
- the cls gene encoding cardiolipin synthase, producing the protein MIWLLLLCIIFISQAGMILILEFRSPSKAVAWMFISYCVPFLGFIMYYFVARNYRSRRTIRKKGTIIFREVRSRLWRQAAVIRSADDMGNPEFHEQGRLFSLLSHLTENPITSCSKIEVLTDGENTFGAMLKALEQAQHHIHIQFYIFREDEIGQKFTDLLIAKAQAGVKVRMMCDGLGSYHLKHTFVRRLKEAGIEFYFFLPPFTSFIQREVNYRNHRKILVIDGEVGFIGGLNIGDDYLGRDPKLGYWRDTHLEVRGDTVYFLQIVFLEDWEFASGQRLTDSAYFPAHTCTGSERALIVASGPDRNWNAIQEMCFSALAAAKRRICITTPYFIPDQSIYSALKTAAVSGVEVDIIIPKVSDSQIVQYASLSYIEELMRVGVRIHQYEKGFVHAKVVIVDDLLASVGTANMDMRSLYSNFELSAVLFEQETIERLMVDFRRDLQESSKINYHEFIRRPRTQKTLETLSRLLSPLL; encoded by the coding sequence ATGATCTGGTTATTGCTGTTATGTATCATTTTCATTTCCCAAGCGGGGATGATCCTCATATTGGAATTCCGTTCACCGAGCAAGGCGGTGGCATGGATGTTTATCTCTTATTGTGTACCGTTTCTCGGCTTTATTATGTATTACTTTGTCGCTCGCAACTATCGCAGTCGGCGGACCATTCGTAAAAAGGGTACGATTATCTTCCGCGAGGTGCGAAGCAGATTATGGCGTCAGGCAGCGGTTATTCGTTCTGCGGACGATATGGGCAACCCAGAGTTTCACGAGCAGGGGCGGCTATTTTCCTTGTTGTCACATCTGACGGAGAATCCGATTACATCGTGCAGCAAGATTGAAGTGCTGACGGATGGTGAGAATACATTTGGCGCGATGCTAAAAGCATTGGAGCAGGCGCAGCATCATATTCATATTCAGTTTTATATTTTCCGTGAGGATGAGATTGGGCAGAAGTTTACCGATCTGCTGATTGCCAAAGCACAAGCAGGCGTGAAAGTCCGTATGATGTGCGATGGATTGGGCAGCTATCATCTGAAGCATACTTTTGTGCGTCGCTTGAAGGAAGCAGGGATTGAGTTTTACTTTTTCCTACCGCCCTTTACTTCATTTATTCAACGCGAAGTCAATTACCGTAATCACCGCAAAATTCTCGTCATTGATGGAGAGGTAGGCTTTATTGGCGGGTTGAATATCGGTGATGACTATTTGGGACGTGATCCGAAGCTAGGCTACTGGCGCGATACGCATTTGGAAGTACGCGGAGATACCGTTTACTTTTTGCAAATTGTATTTCTGGAAGATTGGGAGTTTGCATCGGGGCAGCGTTTGACCGATTCAGCGTATTTTCCAGCCCATACCTGTACAGGCAGCGAGCGTGCATTGATCGTTGCCAGCGGACCGGATCGTAACTGGAATGCGATTCAGGAAATGTGCTTTAGTGCATTAGCAGCAGCGAAGCGGCGGATTTGTATCACTACGCCGTATTTTATCCCTGATCAGAGCATCTATTCTGCTCTAAAAACGGCAGCCGTTAGTGGCGTTGAAGTGGATATTATTATACCGAAGGTGTCTGATTCGCAGATCGTGCAGTACGCTTCGCTATCGTATATCGAGGAGCTGATGCGCGTAGGCGTACGCATTCACCAATACGAAAAGGGCTTTGTTCATGCCAAGGTAGTAATCGTCGACGATCTGCTTGCTTCGGTAGGTACTGCCAATATGGATATGCGCAGTCTGTACAGCAATTTTGAGTTGTCAGCAGTTCTGTTTGAGCAGGAAACGATTGAGCGGCTAATGGTAGATTTTCGTCGTGATCTACAGGAAAGCAGCAAAATCAATTATCATGAATTTATTCGTCGTCCCCGTACGCAAAAAACGCTGGAAACCTTATCCCGATTACTATCTCCTTTATTGTAA
- a CDS encoding ABC transporter permease: protein MTDFIRLIWNEMLKIVLRISNWVMLILLVALSPSLLLLMKLGDYQGSAPMAFEQSFSMFFLVVLFMLIVASESVASEFTTGTIKLLLIRPWQRWKILSSKFLAVTVFLLILTLIFALINLAVSYILFPSQIPSLAELDMSSYSSQLFLIVVYSCIRALILATFAFMLSALFRSAALAITLSMLLYFSGTITNGLLHLALKPEDYGIVKYLLFTNLDLTQYFSDPTGSFGVTSLGWSLFILAVYFAFFLFIAWLSFAKRDVRA, encoded by the coding sequence ATGACTGATTTTATCCGTTTGATCTGGAATGAAATGTTGAAGATTGTGTTGCGTATATCCAACTGGGTGATGCTGATCCTACTGGTTGCGCTATCGCCGTCTCTGTTGTTATTGATGAAGCTGGGAGATTATCAAGGTTCAGCACCAATGGCTTTTGAACAGTCATTTTCCATGTTCTTCCTCGTGGTGCTGTTTATGCTGATCGTGGCTTCGGAATCGGTGGCAAGTGAATTTACGACCGGTACGATCAAGCTGCTGCTGATCCGCCCATGGCAGCGCTGGAAGATTTTAAGTTCTAAGTTTCTGGCAGTCACGGTGTTTTTGTTAATATTGACTTTGATTTTTGCGCTGATCAATTTGGCAGTATCGTATATTCTATTTCCGTCACAGATTCCTAGCTTGGCAGAATTGGATATGTCGTCGTATAGTAGCCAATTGTTCTTGATCGTAGTGTATTCCTGTATTCGTGCGTTGATTTTGGCAACATTTGCGTTTATGCTGTCTGCGCTGTTCCGTTCAGCTGCGCTGGCAATTACATTGTCGATGTTGCTTTATTTCTCGGGTACGATTACGAATGGGCTGTTGCATCTGGCGTTGAAGCCTGAGGATTATGGAATTGTTAAATATCTGCTGTTTACGAATCTCGATTTAACGCAGTATTTCTCTGATCCAACGGGTAGCTTTGGTGTGACAAGTCTGGGCTGGTCACTGTTCATACTGGCGGTTTATTTTGCCTTCTTCCTGTTCATTGCATGGCTGTCGTTTGCCAAACGGGATGTACGTGCCTAG
- the tsaE gene encoding tRNA (adenosine(37)-N6)-threonylcarbamoyltransferase complex ATPase subunit type 1 TsaE, whose protein sequence is MTQARPEQTVEYTSRQLEDTSRLAAFFAKRAFPGTMITLDGDLGAGKTHFSKAFAQHLDVPGMVNSPTFTIIKEYEGRLPFYHMDVYRIDEDQAAELGLDEYFFGQGVTLVEWSSRIPDLLPEQHLSLQITVNSEDDSRTILCTGYGQPYADWCTELKQNGVSDNS, encoded by the coding sequence ATGACACAGGCAAGACCAGAGCAGACAGTGGAATACACAAGTCGCCAGCTGGAGGATACCAGCCGACTGGCGGCTTTTTTTGCAAAACGAGCATTTCCGGGTACGATGATTACGCTGGATGGCGATCTGGGCGCTGGCAAAACGCATTTTTCCAAAGCATTTGCGCAGCATCTGGACGTACCGGGTATGGTGAACAGCCCGACCTTTACGATTATCAAGGAGTATGAGGGTCGATTGCCTTTTTATCATATGGATGTGTATCGGATCGACGAGGATCAGGCTGCCGAGCTGGGATTGGATGAGTACTTTTTCGGTCAAGGTGTGACGCTGGTGGAATGGTCGAGCCGGATTCCTGACCTGCTGCCAGAGCAGCATTTATCGCTTCAGATCACCGTGAACAGCGAAGACGATAGCCGTACCATCCTCTGTACCGGATATGGACAGCCATATGCCGATTGGTGCACCGAGTTAAAACAGAATGGAGTCAGTGACAATTCATGA
- the tsaB gene encoding tRNA (adenosine(37)-N6)-threonylcarbamoyltransferase complex dimerization subunit type 1 TsaB, which translates to MSNIKEQPRKRFLVLDTATASQAVAVTENEHILAADSSQADRNHSVGLLDRIIDVLNTAGVSRQQLDGIAVGVGPGSYTGIRIAVTTAKTLAWTLKLPVAGFSSLAALALSGYHAAAQQVTEEQKQNEPAVNDLSVVPSSLQTESPTVMSNEIGDGSPATGTDWIIPLIDARRAQVYTGLFTLTDGQSIPVSVEEDRIVLMELWVQSLVEQYCALEPAERPRHLYVVGETTAHEQRLTPLREVAGDTLIIVENVLEAHEAGVIGAAALLSGQTEPAHTLLPNYTQLSEAEANLLRQS; encoded by the coding sequence ATGAGTAATATAAAGGAACAGCCGCGCAAGCGGTTTTTGGTTTTGGATACAGCGACTGCATCACAGGCAGTTGCCGTCACCGAGAATGAGCATATTTTGGCAGCGGATAGCAGCCAGGCAGATCGTAATCATTCGGTTGGTTTGCTGGATCGTATTATCGATGTATTGAATACCGCAGGTGTATCGCGTCAACAACTGGATGGGATCGCAGTTGGCGTAGGTCCGGGTTCTTATACCGGCATTCGTATTGCGGTAACGACAGCCAAAACACTGGCATGGACATTGAAGCTGCCAGTTGCTGGATTTTCCAGTCTGGCGGCGTTGGCGTTGAGCGGATACCATGCTGCTGCGCAGCAAGTGACAGAAGAACAGAAGCAGAATGAGCCTGCTGTCAACGATTTATCTGTTGTACCATCATCGCTGCAAACAGAATCGCCGACTGTGATGTCGAATGAGATAGGGGACGGCTCACCAGCAACAGGCACAGACTGGATCATTCCGCTCATTGATGCTCGTCGTGCGCAGGTGTATACCGGCTTATTCACATTAACAGATGGACAGTCGATTCCTGTCTCAGTGGAGGAAGATCGTATAGTCCTGATGGAGCTATGGGTGCAGTCACTAGTTGAGCAATATTGTGCATTGGAGCCAGCTGAGCGTCCACGTCATCTGTATGTAGTTGGCGAAACGACTGCTCATGAACAGCGTCTCACTCCATTACGTGAGGTAGCTGGCGATACATTGATCATAGTGGAAAATGTACTGGAAGCGCATGAAGCTGGTGTGATCGGTGCAGCGGCATTGCTGTCTGGGCAGACCGAGCCTGCGCATACCCTTTTACCTAACTATACGCAGCTGTCGGAGGCGGAAGCCAATCTGCTGCGTCAATCCTAA
- a CDS encoding ABC transporter ATP-binding protein — MNKITAPAWITAPICKHDGGNDGGHYPPAARERSNEMQETNQPTFAGAGSSEPSPTQPTAPTTATSAKVGGTLDSIAAPVVQFRNITKTIGSKTIIDNLTLDVPPGCVFGFLGPNGSGKTTTIRMLVGLMKPTQGDILIEGQSIRTHFEQAIAKVGAIVENPEMYKYMTGYQNLMQYARMSPGVTKERIDEVIRFVGLVGRTNEKVSTYSLGMRQRLGVAQALLHRPRLLVLDEPTNGLDPQGIRELRDYLRALSREEGTTVFVSSHLLSEMELMCDRVAVINGGRLVDVRDLRHGSAATAPVDELLTVRFELDQPERAMQLAAIGQLEGGSWKVTASRNDIARINALLVSNGIAVYSIVPERQTLEDQFLAMTREGGLRHD; from the coding sequence ATGAACAAGATCACAGCACCAGCGTGGATTACCGCGCCCATATGCAAGCATGATGGGGGCAATGATGGCGGTCACTATCCGCCTGCTGCCAGAGAACGAAGCAATGAGATGCAAGAGACGAATCAACCAACCTTTGCAGGTGCAGGTTCTTCTGAGCCATCGCCAACTCAACCAACCGCTCCGACAACGGCTACCTCTGCTAAGGTAGGCGGAACGCTGGATTCCATTGCCGCACCAGTTGTACAATTTCGCAATATTACGAAAACAATCGGCTCCAAAACGATCATCGACAATCTGACGTTGGATGTACCGCCGGGCTGCGTATTCGGCTTTCTTGGACCGAACGGTTCTGGTAAAACCACAACCATCCGTATGCTAGTTGGTCTGATGAAGCCGACACAGGGCGATATTTTGATCGAGGGACAAAGCATCCGTACTCATTTTGAACAAGCAATTGCTAAAGTGGGTGCCATTGTAGAAAACCCGGAAATGTACAAGTATATGACCGGATACCAGAACCTGATGCAATATGCTCGTATGTCACCGGGAGTAACGAAAGAACGGATCGACGAAGTGATTCGCTTTGTTGGGCTGGTCGGACGAACGAATGAAAAGGTCAGTACGTATTCGCTCGGTATGCGTCAACGTCTTGGTGTAGCCCAAGCACTGCTGCACCGCCCACGATTGCTGGTACTGGATGAACCGACGAATGGATTGGACCCACAGGGAATTCGCGAGCTGCGCGACTATCTGCGTGCGCTGAGTCGTGAGGAAGGCACAACCGTATTTGTATCCAGTCACTTGCTGTCTGAAATGGAATTGATGTGTGACCGCGTTGCCGTGATCAATGGCGGACGATTGGTCGATGTGCGCGATCTACGCCACGGTTCTGCGGCAACCGCTCCGGTGGATGAGCTGTTGACGGTACGCTTTGAGCTGGATCAGCCGGAACGTGCGATGCAACTGGCGGCAATCGGTCAATTGGAAGGCGGTAGCTGGAAAGTCACCGCGTCGCGTAATGACATTGCTCGTATCAATGCGCTGCTGGTTAGCAATGGCATTGCCGTGTATAGCATTGTACCGGAGCGTCAGACGCTGGAAGATCAGTTCCTAGCGATGACACGGGAAGGTGGGCTGCGTCATGACTGA